The following are encoded together in the Desulfitobacterium chlororespirans DSM 11544 genome:
- a CDS encoding heterodisulfide reductase-related iron-sulfur binding cluster encodes MATRVLYWNIDGHWLIYPLAVITLAIFFYGYYRRYRLWKMGQPEKRWPGLWQGIKDVLIYGFGHKRILKEGYPGLMHAMIFWGFALLFFATLIVAIQADFGLQIFRGPLYLFIKVTANLFGLLALLGILMALWRRYVIRPRRLDNTRDDAIILALILVILVTGFIVQGLRMAIEPDPWATYAFMGYIMAPWLASFFSEATLLSLHKIIWWIHPILAFTLIAYFPYSKLSHILLAPANQALRHHGPPGVPEPIDFEDESIETYGKSKLREFSWKTLFNTDACVKCGRCQDHCPAYLSGKHLNPKQVIQDMRVHMEEVGKAYENYRKKHPATAVEGGAGLQETAAAVQGSTGQENLPSEEELGLPELIGQVISENDIWDCTTCRSCEEQCPIFVEHVDKTVAMRRNLVLMESCFPPEAQLAFRNMENNGNPWGIGWSARADYLQSLDVPTLAENPEAEILYYPGCSGAFDGRNQKVSAAIVKLLRKAQVNFAILGNEEKCCGDSARRLGNEYLFYFLAQENIEVLNGYGVKKILTQCPHCFNCLKHEYPQFGGDFEVVHHTEYLNDLLSSGRLQLNQGIEGADERRITYHDSCYLGRYNSIYQAPRQLLQKVGLKPLEMTRAKEKSFCCGAGGGRMWIEEHEGERINMMRTDEAIALGVDRVGTACPFCLTMISDGVAAREAGERVKALDIAEILVEKMS; translated from the coding sequence ATAGCTACGCGGGTACTTTATTGGAATATTGACGGGCATTGGCTCATTTATCCTCTGGCTGTGATTACTTTGGCAATTTTTTTCTACGGCTATTACCGGCGTTATCGTCTCTGGAAAATGGGACAGCCTGAAAAGCGTTGGCCGGGGCTGTGGCAAGGGATTAAAGATGTGTTGATTTACGGTTTTGGGCACAAAAGAATTCTCAAAGAAGGATATCCGGGTCTCATGCATGCCATGATCTTCTGGGGATTTGCCTTGCTTTTCTTTGCCACCTTAATTGTGGCTATCCAGGCAGACTTTGGACTGCAAATTTTCCGAGGACCCCTTTATCTCTTTATTAAAGTAACGGCCAATCTTTTTGGCTTATTGGCTCTGCTGGGAATCCTTATGGCCCTTTGGCGGCGTTATGTTATCCGCCCCCGAAGGTTGGATAATACCAGGGATGATGCCATCATTCTGGCCTTGATCCTGGTGATTCTGGTAACCGGATTCATCGTGCAAGGGCTCCGGATGGCTATCGAGCCGGATCCCTGGGCAACTTACGCCTTTATGGGTTATATAATGGCTCCCTGGTTGGCAAGCTTCTTTAGTGAGGCGACCCTGTTATCCTTGCACAAAATAATTTGGTGGATTCATCCCATCCTGGCCTTTACCTTGATCGCTTATTTTCCTTATTCCAAGCTCTCCCATATCCTGTTGGCTCCGGCCAATCAGGCATTGCGCCATCATGGTCCCCCAGGCGTGCCGGAGCCCATCGATTTTGAAGATGAGAGCATCGAAACTTACGGCAAAAGCAAGCTGCGGGAATTCAGCTGGAAAACCCTGTTTAACACCGATGCCTGTGTGAAATGCGGGCGCTGCCAGGATCATTGTCCCGCCTATTTGAGCGGCAAACACCTCAATCCCAAACAGGTGATTCAGGATATGCGCGTTCATATGGAAGAGGTGGGCAAAGCCTATGAGAACTATCGGAAGAAGCATCCGGCCACGGCCGTTGAAGGGGGAGCCGGCCTGCAGGAGACCGCTGCAGCGGTCCAAGGAAGTACTGGGCAGGAAAATTTGCCCAGTGAAGAAGAACTGGGTCTGCCTGAGCTTATCGGTCAGGTGATTTCAGAAAATGACATTTGGGATTGTACCACTTGTCGTTCCTGTGAGGAGCAGTGTCCGATCTTTGTGGAACATGTGGACAAAACCGTGGCCATGCGTCGGAATCTGGTTCTCATGGAAAGTTGCTTTCCCCCGGAAGCCCAACTGGCCTTCCGCAATATGGAAAATAACGGCAACCCATGGGGAATTGGCTGGAGTGCCCGGGCCGACTATCTACAAAGTTTGGATGTTCCCACCCTGGCCGAGAACCCTGAGGCGGAAATCCTCTATTACCCGGGCTGTTCCGGAGCCTTTGACGGGCGGAATCAGAAGGTTTCCGCAGCCATAGTGAAGCTGCTGCGAAAAGCACAGGTCAATTTTGCCATCCTCGGTAATGAAGAAAAATGCTGTGGGGATTCGGCCCGCCGTTTGGGGAATGAGTACCTTTTCTACTTCTTGGCTCAAGAGAACATTGAGGTGCTGAATGGCTATGGGGTAAAGAAGATTCTTACTCAATGTCCCCACTGTTTCAACTGCCTAAAACACGAATACCCCCAGTTTGGAGGGGATTTTGAAGTCGTTCATCATACGGAATACCTGAATGATCTGCTCAGTTCGGGACGTCTGCAGCTCAATCAGGGGATAGAGGGAGCAGATGAGCGCCGGATCACTTACCACGATTCCTGCTATTTGGGACGTTATAACAGTATTTATCAGGCACCCCGCCAATTATTGCAGAAGGTTGGCCTTAAGCCTCTGGAAATGACCCGTGCCAAGGAAAAGAGCTTCTGCTGCGGAGCGGGTGGCGGTCGCATGTGGATTGAGGAGCATGAAGGAGAAAGAATCAATATGATGCGTACTGACGAGGCCATCGCCTTAGGGGTAGATAGGGTGGGCACAGCCTGTCCCTTCTGCTTGACCATGATCAGCGATGGGGTCGCTGCACGAGAAGCAGGGGAGCGGGTTAAGGCCTTGGATATTGCGGAAATTTTGGTGGAGAAGATGTCCTGA
- a CDS encoding electron transfer flavoprotein subunit alpha/FixB family protein gives MPKGIWIFVEHAAGKIRKISLELLSQGRKIADQTGEPLIAVIAGEGTSPLAQEAAAYGVDQVYLLDSPQLAQYTTGAYTSALTKLIREKEPQAFLLGYTAVGKDLAPRLAQRLGVGLASDAIDIEVDPEKFLIYKRPVYTGSAHSFVEIVTRPSLATVRAKSFPVAEPAPSRQSEVIDATVTVDPEDLQVLLKNVALLVTSRPALTEADFVVSGGRGMKAKENFAILEELADVIGGAVGASRAAVDSGWIDNQFQVGQTGSIVAPTLYVACGISGAIQHIAGMGAAKFIVAINKDPEAPIFSVADYGIVGDLFEVVPLLTEEFKKLVSA, from the coding sequence AGGACGGAAAATTGCCGACCAGACGGGAGAGCCTCTAATAGCGGTCATTGCCGGGGAAGGGACCTCCCCTTTAGCCCAGGAAGCCGCTGCCTATGGAGTTGACCAGGTCTACTTGCTGGACTCCCCACAATTGGCTCAGTACACCACCGGTGCCTATACTTCCGCACTGACTAAGCTTATTCGGGAAAAAGAGCCTCAGGCTTTTCTTTTAGGCTATACAGCAGTTGGAAAAGACTTGGCTCCCCGCCTTGCCCAACGTCTGGGAGTGGGTCTTGCTTCAGACGCCATCGACATTGAAGTGGATCCGGAAAAGTTCCTGATCTATAAACGCCCTGTTTATACGGGCAGTGCCCATAGCTTTGTCGAGATCGTGACCAGACCAAGCCTTGCTACGGTAAGGGCCAAATCTTTCCCAGTGGCGGAACCGGCTCCTTCCAGGCAGTCCGAGGTCATTGACGCGACGGTAACTGTCGATCCAGAAGATCTTCAGGTTCTTTTGAAGAATGTGGCTCTTTTGGTCACCAGCCGTCCGGCACTAACTGAAGCGGATTTTGTGGTCTCTGGTGGCCGGGGGATGAAAGCCAAAGAAAACTTCGCCATCCTTGAAGAGTTAGCCGATGTGATAGGGGGAGCGGTAGGAGCTTCGCGAGCAGCCGTGGATTCCGGTTGGATCGATAACCAGTTCCAGGTCGGACAGACGGGGAGCATTGTCGCCCCTACCTTGTATGTGGCCTGCGGGATCAGCGGAGCGATTCAGCACATAGCCGGTATGGGGGCAGCCAAGTTTATTGTTGCCATCAATAAAGACCCGGAAGCCCCAATTTTCAGCGTGGCCGATTATGGTATTGTAGGGGATTTGTTCGAGGTGGTTCCGCTGCTTACAGAAGAATTCAAAAAGCTGGTCAGCGCCTAA